TCTGTCTGTGGGACGTTCTGCAGGGGTAAGGAGGCTTCTTGTAGCTTTGGCTCTGCTGTGCGTGCGGAAAAAATATTTCTATCTATGATAACGGTATACGCCTCAAGGGGGAGTTTGGCTTGCTGTTGCTGTATTGGCTTGTCCTGATCAAGATGCGGCCGCATGGGCTGCGACAAAAAATTGTCGGAGGTTGCAAATATTTTTACAAGGATAGCGATTGAGACAATCCCCAACAAGACAGATGCGCCATAAAAATAGTATTGTATTTTATGAAAATGTGAAATATGAACAATAGTTGTCCATCTCATGCTGGATGCACCGCTTATTGGTCGATTTCCCAGTTCCTGATTTCACCGTTTGTGCCATCGCCACCATCGCCTTTGTTGGGGCCAGGGGAAATCAAATCAAAGTCACCGTGTTCCCCAGGACAGATATAGACGTAGTCGCTCCCCCAGGGATCCTTAGGCAGCCGTTCAATATATCCATGTAACGGGTAATTTTGAGGAATGCGGCCAGTCGCCGGTTTTTCCTTAAGAGCGTCAAGTCCCTGTTCGGTAGTCGGATAAAATCCATTGTCCATCTTGTATTGTTTCACTGCCATGGACAGGCTCTCGATCTGCATCTTGGCCTTGACGACCCTGGCCTTGTCCGGTTGATCAATAATGCGGGGCAAAACAAGTCCAGCTAAGACGCCAAGAATGACAACAACGATCATAAGCTCGATGAGAGTAAAGCCTCTCATGTCGAGTGTGCGCATTCGCCCATCGAACGATATTGGTTTATAGTGCGTGCTGTTCTTCAAAAAAACCTCCGTCAATCGGCACAGCCATGCTTATTGAAAAAAACAATCGAAGTTGCTTGTAAAAGTAGTTTTTTACCTGTGAAAGCCTAGCCATCACTGTAGACAGCAACTCAAAAATCATATTCATCACTCTACAAACGACCACACTGAGCATATTCTACTAGTTTTATAGCACCAATTTAACCAACAACCTTCTCTTCATCAGCATGGATCACAAGAAGTTATATTTTTTTGCAGGCTCATGCTAATCGCATAAACCGAACTTTTTGACCTTTTCAAGCTGGGTGCACAACCCGAGACTGCAGGCGTGGCGCAAATCATCACAACCCTCATGATTTTTCTGCACTTGCAGACGCAATACACCTCGGTTGCGATAAGCTTGGCCAAAATGCCCGTTCAAGGCCAGGGTCCGGTCGTAATCCGACTGGGCTTTTTGAAGATGCCCCAGACGTTCGTGGGCAAGTGCTCGATTGAACAAGAGATCCGGATCGTTCGGGGCGACCGTGATGGCGGCATCTAGGACCAGGATCGCTTGGTCAAAGCGGCCAAGGCCAATGAGGATGTCGGCCTTGTTGTTCAGGGCGGCAACGGTGTCGGGCTTTTTGGCCAAGACCATGTCGTAATCGGCCATAGCCCGATCATGGTCCTTCATGGCTTGAAAGGCCATGGCACGGTTGAACAAAGCCGCCATGCCCCCTGCATTGGTGGATTCGGCAGCCTTGGAAAAGTCGGCCACCGCCTTGGCGTACTCGCCCAGAAAGTAATAGGCCACACCCCGGTTGTTGTAGGCACGAGCCAAACCGGCGTCGAGAGTTAGCGCCCTAGTAAAGTCGTTGACGGCCTCGTTGTAGTGTTGCTGCCGGCAGGCCGCAGTGCCCAGATTAAAAAAAACCATGGCCGACTGCCCATCCATCCGGCGTGCCTGGTCGAAGTCATTTCGGGCTTGGTCGAACCGGCCCAACCGGTAGTAGGCATGCCCCCGTTCCAGGTAGTCCGCCGGAGTGGCCTGACCGGCGGCTATGGCCGAGGATAACTGTCGCACCGTCTCCTCGAGGCGTTGTACGGAATCGGAAGCTCCAAGCAACGCGGGGGCTGAAGGGCTGTTCGTGGCACAGCCTGTCAGGAGCATATAGGCGAGCAAGGCGCTTACAACGGCGACTGACCGCATCCTTTGAGAAAGGCCAAAAAAAGATGCACGCTTGACGGTGGGCCTACGGGCGAATGCACGCTGCGGACAGTGACCGCAGCGTAAGCGACGACAAAAAAAATTTTTGTCGTAACCGTTCCTCATCACGGACATTCTCTCTGGCTTGCCTGGCTGGTTGGCAATAAGGTCTGCAATCGATCCCTGAACATAACTTGGCAAATATACGGATTGACTACAAACATCAAGACAAGGCTGTAACATCAGTGTGTTTGGGCGAACATTCATGGACGCACTTGATACCCCAGCCACAACGCAACCCCGCCTTGAGGAACTACTTACAAACTAGAACGGTCTCGAACTCAAATGTGAACACCAAAATGGAACGACCTCCTTTCCCTACTAACAGGATCCCACCTCATAGTTAAGTAATCATAAGAAGAATACTGTATCGTTAGCGACTGATTTCGGATGTTTGATTTCTTGCGAGATGGCCAATAATATTATCCCTCAACTTGACGTTCTTTCCCCACTTGGCCTTTGCGTAAAGCAGAGCTGCCTCATAGGATACTTCATTCATTGAAAAAATTATCTGTTTCCCTGTGTCGCGGAGCGCACCTCCGTTGGCCAAGCTGAGAAATACTGTACCCTTGGCGTCAATCGAGCTTTTAAAACCTAAAAAAAGCTGCTTTCCACTTGGTGTCGAGGCCTCCAGCTCTGCGAGCTCATCAGCCTTGGCAACAGCCAAGAGGCCACGCCGCGTCCACGAACTTACGTCGGCGGAGGTCGCAATATCCAATTGTTTATTAAGCCACTTCTCCTGGATATCCGCGCGACTGCCACGCTGAGGAGGTAAGCACTCTGGTTCAACCACCCGATCCTTTGAGCGCAGGATGGCCAGAGCAGTCTCATTACCGTTGGCGGCTTTCCAACGCAAAAAATCCGTCCAGTACGTGTATGGCGCTTCCTGCTTTACCTTCTCCCGTTCGGCTTTGATCCGTTTCCGGACCTGGAGCCGGTGCTCTGCTTCATGGAGGCGCGCGATCTTGAGCAACTCAAACCGGTGGCGCCCGAAAAAATCTCGGGAAATCTTTTGGCGCTCCTGGTCCCACCTGATCCGGACGACATCAAGCTCGGCCCGAGCACGGCTATTGATGTTTTCCAGAGCCGCCTTCCGAGTGGCGATCCCGGCTTGATATTCTTCATAGAGGGCACCGCGATTAGGATCGCGTTGTACGGGCTTGGCCGTGAACCGCTCATCTTCGGGATAGTGTTCTTTCGCCTGGTCAGGCGGGACGTAGGCCCCAAAGCGGCGGACCAGGTTTACCATGGACAAGGACCGATCCAGCGAGCTGGCTTTGATGGCATGTTTGCCGTTGCGGTCCTTGATGACCAAGCCATTGCCGTGCGGCCTGATCTCAAGGTCGTACCGCGCGAAGGCGGCATGAACTTGCTGCCATCCAACGGCCTGCCCCAGGGCTTCAACGATTGGCCTCCGCCGCTCCTTGGCATAGCCGTCAAAGGACTGCTGCCCCGTCCGGGCCTCAACCGTGGCCGCTACTGGTGTCAGCTTCGGCTCCGCGCTCTCCACGGAATGGCCATTGTCGATGGTCAGGCAAAAACGTCTTGACGCCCATGACAAACAGGAGCTTGTCTCTCGGGCTGTCGGCCAGCAGACACTTGATGCTGCGTACGTGGCGCAAGTCGGTGACGGGCTGTACCTTCATGGGGCAACCTCCTGGAAAGCATGTTCTTCTGGGGGGAAGGATCAAACCGATCATTGAAAATGGCACGGGGGCACCGGTCAAATGGACAACCCTGGATATCCCATTGAAGTCAATCGACTTTTTGTGGAATCCTAGCCCAAAGCCGCTTCTTCATAAGAAAGCGGCATTGGCTCTGCCCCCGGTTGTTGCGCATCCGGAAATCAAAAAGCCACGCCGCCTCCACGACGTGGCTGGTTGGAAACCACCTCGGTCAAACTCTGGTCAGGATGATCCGGTTGCTGGTGAAGTCCGTTCCGTGATCGACATGTAGAGCGTCGGGGATGCCGCAGACCGGCCAATCCGCACGCGGCTTGCGCCAGATTGCCTGGCGCAAGGCCAATGACGTATTGAACGCGGCCGGAGCGCCGAGGAACACCAAATATCCTGCGATGGCGCGGGAATAATCGTCTAGGACCGTCGTCAGCCACGGGCGAGACTCTACGCCGTTCGCATCAAGGATCACGATATCGAGCTGGGTGTGATCGGCCTGCCACCTGACGTTCGGGCGTTCTGCCCGGTGCCGATACACCAGCTCATATCGGTCGCGGAAAGCTGCCCCGCCCTCGTGGGCCAGAATCATCATTGCCGGATCGAGGCTGCGGATGATCGTGTGGACGCAAGCATAGGACGGAGCATGCCATCCTTTCTCCCGCGCGACTGCAACTGCGCGGCGGTGGATGGTCGCGATCGACAGACGGGGTTTCATAAGCGCCAGCCCCTCGACCAGCGTGACCAGATTGTCGGCAAGCCTCCTCTCCCCGGCATCCAAACGTAATTTGCGCTGGAGAGCGGCCGGACCTCCATCACGCACTCGGGCGACCCAGCGTCGAGCGGTTCGAAGTGCGATGCCAGCGTTGGCTGCCACCTTCGCCAGCGGAGCGTCGCCATCGAGGTAGGGGCGGAGCATTGCCAATCGCTTGACGGCTTCCGTTATCTCGGGTCCCGCCTTGCCCTTCTGATCAGCCCTCATAGCGTCCCCCCTGTCCGAAAGAGGATCGTTCAACGGACACTCGGCCGCATCCCGCCTTGGGTACGCGATATCACCATACACGGTGTCTCAATTGAGTGGTACTATTTCTTTTGCATTGAAGGAGCCCTTAACGTTACAGTTCTCGGCATGGCACCCACACTGATCGGCTACGCTCGCTGCTCGACGGATAAGCAAGATCTCGCGGCCCAGCAGGAGACCTTGCTCAGGCTCGGGGTCGCACCTGATCGCATCTATACCGACCGTGGCTTCACCGGCACGAACCGCGAGCGGCCCGGTCTTGGCCAAGCGCTCGCGGCTGTACGCAGCGGCGACACGCTGGTGGTGCCGAAGCTTGACCGTCTCGCCCGCTCAGTGCCGGATGCCCGCGCCATTGGCGACAGCCTTGCCGCGCGTGGCGTAAAGCTTCAGCTTGGGGCGAGCGTTCATGATCCCACTGACCCGATGGGAAAACTATTTTTCAATATCCTGGCCACGTTCGCCGAGTTTGAGGCAGACCTCATCAGGATGCGCACCCGTGAGGGCATGGCTGTCGCTCGTGCGAAAGGAAAGTTACGCGGGAAAAAACCAAAACTGACCGATCTTCAGCAAAAAGAACTACGTCGTATGTACGACACAGGGAACTACTCGATCAGCGACCTTGCCGAAGTATTTTCGATATCACGGCCGACTGTTTATCGAACGCTTGGTCGGCAGGCAGGTGGAGTCGCGAAGACGAGACAGTAACCTCCCGGAATAGATACCTTACCGTTCCAGATGCCACATAGTGCCGATAATCAGTGCCATTTAGCGATCAAAGTCACAATAACTGAGGGGGCTGGATCGTTGCGCAAACGAACGGTTTTTCAATTACCCTAAAATGATTGAAGTACTTCATTCAGGGAGTATCTTTTGGGGCGCACACTGTGGGGTGTGGAGGACGGCCGACTGCGCCCGGACAACAACTTGGCCCAGAACGCCATCCGTCCCTTTGCCGTGGGCCGCAAAAACTGGCTGTTCTCAGGCCATCCGCGCGGAGCCGATGCCTCGGCCACCCTGTACTCCCTCATCGAAACTGCCAAGGCCAATGGCCTGGAGCCGTACCGCTATCTGCGCCACCTCTTCGAGCATTTACCGGCTGCAAACACCGACGCCCAACGCAAGCTCCTGCCGCAGCACATCGATCCTCAGAGCCTCATCATTCCTGCCTGAACTTCTGACGCTTCCCGCTCGCCATGACAAAATGCGCCTTATTGAGCGCTTACGCTCCACCCAGGTCACGACAACAGGGTTCTCGACCAAGGTATCCGTGGTGATGACATGAACCTTCTTGCGATTGCGCTTCTCGGACGGCAGTTTTTCCAACGCCTGCCAGAGGAATTGCACCACGGCGGTCGAGTCCTTCCCGCCGCTATAGCCAATAACCCACGGCCGATCATTTTCCAGGAACAGCTCCTGGATTTCGGTATGGAGCTGTGCCAAGAACGTCTTGACGCCAAGGGGTTCAAAAACAGAATTATCCATAAAATTCCATCAATTCCTGGAAGCGCGGGATGATCAACGGTCGGGGACAGAAAAATCCCTGAAGCGGTTAGGTGGGGTATAGCCGCTCTTGGCCAGGCTGAAAATGGAAAAGCAGGAAGGGTTTTTTGTTTGAAAATTCAAGGAGAATAAGAGCCCAGGCTTTACACTGACACACAATCCGAATTAGATCTTATTATTTTTTTGACTCCCGCCACTCCTGATGGTATCGGACCCTCGAAGTGTGTTAGGCAATTGCCACCTAATAAGCACATACATAGTTGAGAAAAAACCTACAGACGTGAGCACTGCTCGGATGACAAATTACAATATGATATTCTTAATTTCCAGAAAAAATATCTTCAGGTCACTAGTCTTTGCTTCGATATTTTCCCCTGCTATACTTTTTTGCCATATAGCACAGGCGCAACCATTAGAAAGCCATTTACTTTCCAAAGATAAAAACCAAAACGAATCTAACACGTCACCCAAAACGCCAGAAGACAACAACACCAATATATCCAACGCTGATAAGTTAAATTTGATTGAACTATTAATCGATCTTAAATCAAAAATGCAATCAATGTCAGAGAAAATTGACACTGTTGACCCAAGAAAGATTGTTACAAAATACGACCTAAAGGACTTAGAGTCTAGGTATGACAACCTTCGCGCAGAAATAGAGAAGGAAAAAAATAAAACAAACACAGATTTGAGACAGGATAAGGAGATAAACGATGCAAAATCATTTTACTTTGACAGAATTACAAGCTTATTCATAATTATTATATCACTAATTGCCATTGGACTAACATATCATACGTATAGATTTAGAAAAGCAAAAGAATCGATACAAGACAACCTCAGGGAAACAGAGAAGATCATAGCAGAGCTTAAAGACAAAATAGTTGATCTTAAAGGTGAATATGATTTTTTGGCAGACATAAGACAACTCGCTCAAGAGGTAATCGAGATGTCCCTCCTGGGCTACTCTCCTGGCAGCGAACTAGATGAAAGAATCTTGCGCTCGGCAAAAATCATACTCAACAAATATGAAAAACTTCCAATCTATCACATGGCAAATGCAATATTACATCAACAACAAGGCGAATGGAGCGAGGCATGCGCAGCATGGCGACAGTACATAACATACGATAATAGTGAAAATATTCATCTAAACTTAGCGCATGCACTTGAACAGAGGATTGCAAACACAGAAGACACTGCCTCCATTAACTCTTTAACGAACGAACTACAATTAGAATATTCAAAAATATTAGAAAAAAATAGAAAGAATTACCAAGTAAAACATCGGCTGGGAAACGCACTAATAAAATTAGTAAACATGAAAGCTGAGAAAGGTAGCGACAATATTGAAGAAGAACTCCTTCTACTAATAAATGCTATACGAAAATATGCGGAGGCATACAACGCCAACACTTCATGGAATGAAAATACAATTAGCCTTGGCTTGGCTCACTACCAAAAGGCAAATCCGAGATACAATTTAAGCACATCCGACAGATGCGCACTCCTTGACAATACAATTCAATTCCTTCAGCAAGTTAAGGACAGCCCAATAGCAACCTATGGCATTGAGCGCTGTCGTATAAAACTAGATGAAATAGTAAACCCCAAAACACAACCTGCAAAGACCGAGGTACAGATGAAAAACGAACCATCACCTGATATTAGAAAAAAATTTTCCTGGTGATAAAATTAGGGCAAACAAGTACTTTTCTCTAAATCCTGAGCCGACATATTCTCGGCGGATTTCAATATGAATTTGTAATTTATATCTAACATCCTCCCCATATAAGAATCAGTTTTTATTTCAATGGTACGCTGAAAAACGGCTGAGCCAGCCTCAACCACCTTATTGCTTTCTTCACTATAGTTAGTATTCCAAAGCGGAGTAAACCAGCAATAATTTTCAACTCTCAAATACAGACCAAAGGGGAATATTTTGTAGAGCCAATATTTTATATTTGGATTATCCCGATACTCAACAATAAAATTGTAACTATCGTCATGAACAATATTCGTATAAGTACTTTTCTCCCATTTTATTGACTTTCCACGAGTAGTCACAACATCCTGATCAAGAGTGAACAAAATATTAACATTTGCCCTCTTGTCGTGCAAAACATCACATATCGGCTTAGAAAAAAATGGACCTAGCCCAATCAACAAAATATCACAGGATGTATTCTCTTTTATTGCAAGATCAGGTGGAAACTCAATACCCCCAAAACCTTTCTCAATCACCCGCGTAACACCTGTACTGTCATTAGAAAGCATACCATTCTCCTCTATTGTTAGCATCTTATCAATCTCCTCTTTTGGCGCAAAGTCTGTTTCTCCTGAATATACTTTATGTATAACAAACTACTTCGCGACAAACCTTTAATCATGGTTTCTC
The window above is part of the Solidesulfovibrio fructosivorans JJ] genome. Proteins encoded here:
- the gspG gene encoding type II secretion system major pseudopilin GspG gives rise to the protein MKNSTHYKPISFDGRMRTLDMRGFTLIELMIVVVILGVLAGLVLPRIIDQPDKARVVKAKMQIESLSMAVKQYKMDNGFYPTTEQGLDALKEKPATGRIPQNYPLHGYIERLPKDPWGSDYVYICPGEHGDFDLISPGPNKGDGGDGTNGEIRNWEIDQ
- a CDS encoding tetratricopeptide repeat protein, yielding MRQLSSAIAAGQATPADYLERGHAYYRLGRFDQARNDFDQARRMDGQSAMVFFNLGTAACRQQHYNEAVNDFTRALTLDAGLARAYNNRGVAYYFLGEYAKAVADFSKAAESTNAGGMAALFNRAMAFQAMKDHDRAMADYDMVLAKKPDTVAALNNKADILIGLGRFDQAILVLDAAITVAPNDPDLLFNRALAHERLGHLQKAQSDYDRTLALNGHFGQAYRNRGVLRLQVQKNHEGCDDLRHACSLGLCTQLEKVKKFGLCD
- a CDS encoding recombinase family protein; this translates as MAPTLIGYARCSTDKQDLAAQQETLLRLGVAPDRIYTDRGFTGTNRERPGLGQALAAVRSGDTLVVPKLDRLARSVPDARAIGDSLAARGVKLQLGASVHDPTDPMGKLFFNILATFAEFEADLIRMRTREGMAVARAKGKLRGKKPKLTDLQQKELRRMYDTGNYSISDLAEVFSISRPTVYRTLGRQAGGVAKTRQ
- a CDS encoding helix-turn-helix domain-containing protein is translated as MRADQKGKAGPEITEAVKRLAMLRPYLDGDAPLAKVAANAGIALRTARRWVARVRDGGPAALQRKLRLDAGERRLADNLVTLVEGLALMKPRLSIATIHRRAVAVAREKGWHAPSYACVHTIIRSLDPAMMILAHEGGAAFRDRYELVYRHRAERPNVRWQADHTQLDIVILDANGVESRPWLTTVLDDYSRAIAGYLVFLGAPAAFNTSLALRQAIWRKPRADWPVCGIPDALHVDHGTDFTSNRIILTRV
- a CDS encoding type II secretion system protein N — translated: MRWTTIVHISHFHKIQYYFYGASVLLGIVSIAILVKIFATSDNFLSQPMRPHLDQDKPIQQQQAKLPLEAYTVIIDRNIFSARTAEPKLQEASLPLQNVPQTDSFANIRLVGTILSEQEHASVAIINDATNKKEALYHEGDTIGGIRILKIMRRQVLLKNNQENIMLTMKSDEEDQKPQGNTKRRPTRSPRTPRRTAP